A genomic window from Trueperella bialowiezensis includes:
- the metK gene encoding methionine adenosyltransferase — MRLQPFTSESVTEGHPDKVCDRISDSILDAILTQDPGARVAIETLVSTGLVLVAGEVTTTAYVEIPEIIRAAVRDIGYTSSDIGFDADSCGVMVSIGQQSPDIAGGVDESYEARTDAGTDPYDLQGAGDQGLMFGYATNETPELMPLPIHLSHRLAERLAQVRKEGIVPGLRPDGKTQVTIDYGENGPAAVNTVVVSTQHDDDVTQTWLERAIREHVIDPVLAAETDLDTSAMKVYVNPSGRFVMGGPQADAGVTGRKIIVDTYGGMARHGGGAFSGKDPSKVDRSASYAARWVAKNVVAAELADRCEVQIAYAIGKAKPVSVRIDTFGTEKVALASIEKAVDKVFDLRPAAIIAELDLLRPIYAQTAAYGHFGRAHADFTWEKTNRVEELRANL, encoded by the coding sequence GTGAGACTACAGCCCTTCACTTCAGAATCAGTGACCGAAGGCCACCCGGACAAGGTATGTGACCGTATTTCCGATTCGATTTTGGATGCGATCCTTACCCAGGATCCGGGTGCGCGCGTGGCGATAGAAACGCTTGTATCGACTGGCCTTGTACTTGTTGCTGGCGAAGTGACGACCACGGCCTACGTGGAGATACCGGAGATCATTCGGGCTGCTGTGCGCGATATTGGCTACACCTCGTCAGACATCGGTTTTGACGCCGATTCGTGCGGGGTCATGGTGTCAATCGGCCAGCAGTCGCCTGACATCGCCGGGGGAGTAGACGAATCCTATGAGGCGCGGACCGACGCTGGCACTGATCCCTACGATCTTCAAGGTGCTGGTGATCAGGGACTCATGTTCGGCTATGCCACGAACGAGACGCCCGAGCTCATGCCGCTTCCGATCCACCTGTCGCATCGACTTGCTGAACGGCTCGCTCAGGTTCGCAAAGAGGGGATCGTTCCCGGCCTGCGTCCCGACGGCAAAACTCAGGTGACCATTGACTACGGCGAGAACGGCCCGGCCGCCGTTAACACCGTCGTCGTCTCCACGCAGCATGACGACGACGTCACCCAGACTTGGTTGGAACGTGCGATTCGCGAACACGTTATCGATCCCGTACTTGCAGCGGAAACTGACCTGGATACCTCGGCAATGAAGGTGTACGTCAATCCGTCGGGCAGGTTCGTCATGGGAGGCCCGCAGGCCGATGCCGGCGTGACCGGACGCAAGATCATCGTTGACACGTATGGAGGAATGGCTCGTCACGGGGGCGGCGCGTTTTCGGGTAAGGATCCCTCAAAGGTGGATCGTTCGGCCTCGTATGCTGCCCGCTGGGTGGCCAAGAACGTGGTTGCGGCAGAGCTTGCCGATCGGTGCGAAGTGCAGATCGCGTACGCGATCGGGAAGGCGAAGCCGGTTTCGGTGCGGATTGACACGTTCGGAACCGAGAAGGTCGCGCTGGCGAGCATCGAGAAGGCTGTGGATAAAGTTTTCGATTTGCGGCCTGCCGCGATTATCGCCGAGCTTGATCTACTGCGTCCGATCTACGCTCAGACGGCCGCCTATGGCCATTTTGGCCGCGCACACGCCGATTTCACGTGGGAGAAGACGAACCGAGTCGAAGAGTTGCGAGCAAATCTCTAA
- a CDS encoding RsmB/NOP family class I SAM-dependent RNA methyltransferase: protein MRERPKNWRPGRQQSDPARSVVFEVLMDVEVNGAYANIALPRAIREARLGKQDAAYATNLTYGTLRMQGRWDAILMHCMDRQNIDAEARVLLRMGAHQLLDMGTPPHAAIHETVMLARNKVGTGVSGFVNAVLRRVSERSLKQWQEQLISDHGKVNTVGFLAAWFSHPQWIVRALSASLREHGRSHKDLISVLRAHNEPAEVALVARDIPVPELMADISRGKMSSRPGELVDTAVLLEGGDPGRIFAVQDGYAGVQDEGSQLVARTFAAAEISGPDSAWLDMCAGPGGKTATLAALNPRVDIFANEIHAHRLDLVRDSVAPWADQVHLRLGDGVEIGMEEPGRYDRVLIDAPCTGIGALRRRPEARWNKEAGDALDLVRTQLSLLESGWEALRPGGVLGYATCSPYLAETTDVMDTFLAGRADAVVLNANEIANGQSLKKITGTGDYLQLWPDEHKSDAMFLALVRKAEG, encoded by the coding sequence ATGCGTGAGCGGCCGAAGAATTGGCGGCCGGGCAGGCAACAATCGGATCCTGCACGTAGCGTTGTTTTCGAGGTCCTTATGGACGTGGAAGTCAACGGCGCGTATGCCAATATTGCCCTGCCGCGAGCGATCCGGGAGGCACGGCTTGGCAAACAGGACGCCGCCTATGCCACGAACCTCACCTACGGGACGTTACGAATGCAAGGGCGCTGGGACGCCATCTTGATGCACTGTATGGATCGGCAGAATATAGACGCCGAAGCGCGGGTGTTACTGCGCATGGGCGCTCATCAATTGCTGGACATGGGAACGCCGCCACACGCAGCAATTCATGAGACTGTCATGTTGGCGCGCAACAAAGTCGGCACGGGTGTGTCCGGTTTTGTGAACGCGGTTCTGCGGCGGGTATCTGAACGTTCCTTGAAGCAGTGGCAAGAGCAGCTGATTAGCGATCACGGCAAGGTCAACACGGTGGGATTTTTAGCTGCCTGGTTTTCGCACCCACAGTGGATCGTGCGAGCACTATCCGCCTCCCTGCGCGAGCATGGCCGCAGCCACAAAGATCTCATTTCAGTCTTACGCGCACACAACGAACCGGCTGAGGTCGCGCTCGTGGCTCGGGACATCCCCGTTCCCGAGCTCATGGCTGACATTTCACGGGGCAAGATGAGCTCACGCCCGGGCGAGCTCGTTGACACCGCAGTGCTTCTCGAGGGCGGGGATCCTGGCCGGATTTTCGCAGTACAAGACGGATACGCGGGCGTACAAGATGAAGGATCGCAACTGGTGGCGCGCACCTTTGCGGCCGCCGAAATTTCTGGCCCGGATTCCGCGTGGCTTGACATGTGCGCTGGTCCGGGAGGTAAAACAGCTACCCTTGCCGCGCTCAATCCGAGGGTCGATATTTTTGCGAACGAAATCCACGCACACAGGCTTGACCTCGTCCGCGATTCGGTTGCTCCGTGGGCCGATCAGGTACACCTGCGGTTAGGTGACGGGGTAGAGATCGGCATGGAAGAACCCGGGCGCTACGATCGGGTGCTCATCGATGCTCCCTGCACCGGCATTGGGGCGCTGCGCCGCCGGCCGGAAGCCCGGTGGAACAAAGAAGCAGGCGACGCACTCGACCTCGTGCGCACCCAGCTGTCGCTACTCGAATCCGGCTGGGAAGCACTCCGGCCCGGAGGAGTGCTCGGCTATGCCACGTGCTCGCCCTACTTGGCCGAGACGACGGACGTCATGGATACTTTTCTCGCGGGGCGCGCCGACGCCGTCGTACTTAATGCCAACGAGATAGCGAACGGGCAGTCACTGAAGAAGATCACGGGAACCGGCGACTATCTACAGCTGTGGCCGGACGAGCACAAGTCGGATGCGATGTTCCTTGCGCTCGTGCGCAAGGCGGAAGGCTAA
- the coaBC gene encoding bifunctional phosphopantothenoylcysteine decarboxylase/phosphopantothenate--cysteine ligase CoaBC — protein MKTKRVLVGVTGGIAAYKVAGVVRGLRKAGIDVVVVPTPNSLDFVGATTWEALSGNPVHVHTAEGADEVVHVRTGQEADLVLIAPATANTMAKIASGVADNLLTASVLVATCPVLMAPAMHTEMWNNRATQANVATLAARGVEFIGPESGRLTGQDSGIGRMSEPETIVQAVLDRLDGEDVQDLAGLKVAISAGGTREPIDPVRFIANRSTGRMGVALANEAVRRGANVVLIAANIDASVMAELDPAVQITPVGSALDLQTAMIEQAEHADVLIMSAAVSDFRVDNASDTKMKRDGDLTLRLIENPDILAGLAREKRPGQIVVGFAAETGDGDADYLEHGRRKARRKGADLLVINKVGETAGFGAVDTAVTIVDRDGATVAEAAGTKADAATAIFDSIATYRKTT, from the coding sequence TTGAAGACTAAACGTGTACTCGTAGGAGTTACCGGCGGGATTGCCGCCTATAAAGTGGCGGGTGTGGTGCGCGGCCTTCGTAAGGCTGGCATCGACGTCGTCGTGGTGCCGACCCCGAACTCCCTCGATTTCGTCGGAGCGACAACGTGGGAGGCGCTGTCAGGTAACCCGGTGCATGTTCACACCGCTGAAGGTGCAGACGAGGTAGTACATGTGCGCACAGGGCAAGAGGCCGACCTCGTGCTTATCGCTCCCGCCACGGCTAATACGATGGCGAAGATCGCCTCGGGAGTCGCCGATAACCTGCTCACGGCCTCCGTGCTCGTAGCGACCTGCCCGGTGCTCATGGCCCCGGCGATGCACACGGAAATGTGGAACAATCGCGCTACGCAAGCCAACGTGGCAACTCTTGCGGCCCGCGGCGTGGAGTTCATCGGCCCGGAATCTGGCAGGCTTACCGGCCAGGATTCAGGCATTGGGCGGATGAGCGAACCGGAAACTATCGTGCAGGCCGTGCTCGATCGCTTAGATGGCGAGGACGTGCAGGATCTTGCCGGTCTAAAGGTTGCTATCAGCGCGGGTGGAACGCGCGAGCCCATCGATCCGGTGCGGTTCATTGCGAATAGGTCGACGGGACGGATGGGTGTAGCGCTTGCGAACGAGGCGGTTCGCCGGGGTGCGAATGTTGTACTTATCGCTGCCAACATTGATGCTTCAGTCATGGCAGAGCTCGACCCGGCCGTACAGATCACGCCCGTGGGTTCGGCTCTCGACCTGCAAACCGCGATGATCGAGCAGGCCGAGCATGCTGATGTGCTGATTATGAGCGCTGCCGTCTCTGATTTCCGGGTGGATAACGCTTCAGATACGAAAATGAAACGCGACGGCGACCTCACCTTGCGGCTTATTGAGAACCCCGACATTTTGGCTGGGCTTGCACGGGAGAAGCGCCCAGGGCAGATCGTCGTCGGCTTTGCAGCTGAAACCGGTGATGGGGACGCCGACTACCTCGAACATGGCCGGCGTAAAGCTAGGCGTAAAGGCGCAGACTTGCTCGTCATCAACAAGGTGGGCGAGACCGCCGGTTTTGGTGCAGTCGATACGGCCGTGACCATCGTTGATCGCGACGGCGCTACGGTTGCCGAAGCCGCCGGTACAAAGGCCGACGCCGCGACTGCAATTTTTGATTCCATTGCAACCTATAGGAAGACCACGTGA
- the gmk gene encoding guanylate kinase — protein MAKAFVLSGPTAVGKGTVIGEIMATRPDIWFSISATTRPPRPGETHGVNYYFVSDAEFDEMVQSGGMLEWAVVHGLAKYGTPRAPVEQALAEGRTVLLEVDLAGARQVRESMPQAQQIFLAPPSWDDLVQRLHGRGTESEEEQHRRLQTAKVELAAEAEFDHVVVNSTVAQATADLLKIIDEAD, from the coding sequence ATGGCAAAAGCGTTCGTGCTCAGTGGACCAACCGCAGTGGGCAAGGGGACAGTCATTGGTGAGATTATGGCGACCCGCCCGGATATCTGGTTTTCGATTTCAGCAACAACACGGCCGCCCCGGCCGGGGGAGACCCACGGGGTGAACTACTATTTCGTGTCCGACGCAGAATTTGATGAGATGGTGCAATCCGGTGGCATGCTCGAATGGGCCGTCGTACATGGTCTGGCTAAATACGGCACGCCCCGCGCTCCGGTAGAGCAAGCCTTAGCAGAAGGCCGCACCGTGCTCCTTGAAGTTGATCTCGCAGGAGCCCGGCAAGTTCGAGAATCGATGCCGCAGGCGCAGCAGATTTTCCTTGCTCCGCCCTCGTGGGATGATCTTGTCCAGCGGCTACACGGCCGCGGTACTGAAAGCGAAGAAGAACAGCACCGCAGGCTACAGACCGCCAAAGTTGAACTTGCAGCAGAAGCGGAGTTTGACCACGTCGTCGTTAATTCCACAGTGGCGCAAGCCACCGCAGACCTGCTTAAAATTATCGACGAAGCCGACTAG
- the rpoZ gene encoding DNA-directed RNA polymerase subunit omega produces the protein MFGTTPNPEGITSPAIDELLDKVDSKYTLAVFSAARARQINSYRQEMKSGDPNVTSIGPLVPATPEDKPLSIALQEIAEDKLTMSLED, from the coding sequence ATGTTCGGAACGACCCCTAATCCTGAGGGCATTACCTCACCGGCCATCGATGAGCTGTTGGACAAGGTGGATTCCAAGTACACGCTCGCCGTTTTCAGCGCGGCACGTGCCCGCCAGATTAACTCTTACCGTCAGGAAATGAAGTCTGGTGATCCGAACGTCACCAGCATTGGTCCGCTCGTTCCCGCAACACCTGAAGACAAGCCGCTGTCCATTGCGTTGCAGGAGATCGCTGAAGACAAGCTCACGATGAGCCTTGAAGACTAA
- the fmt gene encoding methionyl-tRNA formyltransferase — translation MRIIFAGTPDTAVPSLDALVADHDVLGVLTRVPAPVGRKRVLTKSAVHQRAEELGLPVLTPTTLRDADVQRQIAKLGADAVAVVAYGMLVPPELLSVPRYGWINLHFSLLPRWRGAAPVQYAIAAGDTRTGTAVFQIEEGLDTGPVYDVVEREIAPTDTAGDLLAELAVSGARQLSEVLTRIEHDALTPQPQVGEATHAPRFSAKDTHIDWREGAHVVSAQSRGWWPAPGAWTKLGETRVKLGPVRPTDTTGLAPGQIDAGKRVLVGTGTTAVELDQVGPAGKQWMAAADWARGVQTSDPRFEVGGSDA, via the coding sequence GTGCGAATTATTTTTGCTGGAACCCCTGACACTGCTGTGCCGTCGCTGGACGCGCTTGTTGCCGACCATGACGTGCTCGGCGTTCTTACTCGCGTGCCCGCGCCCGTTGGGCGTAAGCGCGTGTTGACGAAGTCTGCGGTTCACCAACGCGCTGAGGAGCTCGGCCTGCCGGTCCTGACACCCACGACGTTGCGTGATGCGGACGTGCAGCGCCAAATCGCAAAGCTCGGCGCTGATGCCGTGGCCGTGGTCGCTTACGGGATGCTCGTGCCGCCGGAACTTCTTTCCGTGCCGCGTTACGGGTGGATTAACCTGCACTTTTCCCTGTTACCGCGGTGGCGGGGTGCTGCTCCGGTGCAGTACGCCATCGCAGCGGGGGATACCCGCACCGGCACGGCCGTGTTCCAGATTGAAGAAGGACTCGATACCGGGCCGGTGTACGACGTCGTGGAGCGAGAGATCGCGCCCACCGACACCGCTGGCGACCTGCTCGCCGAACTGGCGGTCAGTGGAGCACGCCAGCTCTCCGAGGTGCTCACGCGTATCGAACACGACGCGTTGACGCCGCAGCCCCAGGTTGGCGAAGCAACGCACGCTCCGCGTTTTTCCGCGAAAGACACCCACATTGATTGGCGCGAGGGCGCGCATGTTGTGTCGGCGCAGAGCCGCGGCTGGTGGCCGGCACCTGGTGCCTGGACGAAGCTGGGCGAGACGCGGGTCAAGCTCGGTCCGGTGCGCCCAACAGACACGACTGGTTTAGCACCGGGGCAGATTGACGCCGGCAAGCGGGTGCTCGTGGGCACGGGCACGACGGCGGTTGAGCTGGACCAGGTCGGCCCAGCTGGAAAGCAGTGGATGGCTGCCGCTGATTGGGCGCGTGGTGTGCAGACGAGCGACCCGCGTTTTGAGGTAGGAGGCTCCGATGCGTGA
- the mihF gene encoding integration host factor, actinobacterial type, producing the protein MALPNLTPEERKAALEKAAVARKQRAALKEELKEGRKKLSEVLELAKNDQVVAKMKVTALLQAMPGVGPAKTAAIMESAKISPSRRVGGLGRHQAQKLIDLFG; encoded by the coding sequence ATGGCTTTACCAAATTTGACGCCCGAAGAGCGCAAGGCCGCACTCGAGAAGGCTGCTGTTGCTCGCAAGCAGCGAGCTGCTCTCAAAGAGGAATTGAAGGAGGGTCGTAAGAAGCTGTCAGAGGTTCTTGAGCTCGCGAAGAACGATCAGGTCGTTGCAAAAATGAAGGTGACCGCCCTGTTACAGGCGATGCCAGGTGTTGGCCCTGCCAAGACTGCCGCGATTATGGAGTCAGCGAAGATTTCGCCGTCGCGCCGTGTTGGCGGGCTCGGCAGGCACCAGGCACAAAAGCTCATCGATCTTTTCGGCTAA
- the rpe gene encoding ribulose-phosphate 3-epimerase: MRINPSILNCDFSNLRGELHKIRNADWAHVDVMDNHFVPNLTMGVPIVEAIVSASQIPIDAHLMIEDPDRWAPQYAEAGAQSVTFHAEAAAAPLRLARELRAMGVRAGIGLKPATPIEPFLDILDEFDMILIMTVEPGFGGQSFIHSMMPKVRRAREAIDRHGLDVWVQVDGGVSRATIEIAAEAGADTFVAGSAVYNAEDAYAEVEHLRSMVAGHAHN; this comes from the coding sequence ATGCGTATCAATCCCTCGATTTTGAACTGCGATTTTTCGAATCTGCGCGGCGAGCTGCATAAGATCCGCAACGCGGACTGGGCGCACGTGGACGTCATGGACAATCATTTTGTACCTAATCTGACGATGGGCGTGCCGATTGTAGAAGCCATTGTAAGTGCCTCGCAGATTCCGATTGACGCGCATCTCATGATCGAAGATCCGGATCGGTGGGCTCCGCAATATGCTGAGGCGGGCGCACAGTCGGTGACGTTCCACGCCGAAGCCGCGGCGGCACCACTGCGCCTTGCCCGCGAACTTCGCGCAATGGGTGTGCGTGCAGGAATCGGCCTGAAACCTGCTACGCCGATAGAACCTTTCCTCGATATTCTTGACGAGTTCGACATGATCCTCATTATGACTGTCGAGCCAGGATTTGGCGGCCAGTCGTTCATCCACTCGATGATGCCGAAGGTGCGCAGGGCGCGCGAGGCGATTGACCGCCACGGCCTAGACGTGTGGGTGCAAGTCGACGGCGGAGTATCGCGCGCAACCATCGAGATCGCCGCAGAAGCAGGAGCTGACACGTTCGTTGCCGGATCAGCTGTATACAACGCCGAGGACGCCTATGCGGAAGTCGAACACCTTCGCTCGATGGTCGCCGGGCACGCACACAACTAG
- a CDS encoding primosomal protein N' family DNA-binding protein, which produces MSDGAGLFDLPEFGHQEELLSLDPVARQFDSTVELPVARVLPDLPLAHMDRLFDYEIPEKYADVKVGARVRVVIGSREVDGFIVERRESTTMQRLRPIKRVVSNIGVLTAEVLTLCREIARRQACPVASAIRLAIPQRHARAEKEFLEFPPPEQADLRIPDSSAWDRYIGGTEFVSEFRAGRRPSAIVQLRARDRARDLLPYLIAQARTANKSALVVVPTPVMARSLAADIAQLLGEQVAVMMSDDDHASRYQTFLGVLTGRSKIVVGTRSAAWAPAQNLGLVALLDDHHSALREKRAPYAHAREVLAIRAAQSECSFVQFGFGPSPQGAHMVFRGQAQWITPAPSQHRSGVPHILSANDFRTEGLDLARMPSSVFSVTRSGLERGPVLFTVPRAGYIPMLACQQCREIASCSECEGLLAIPQPDAAPACTRCAQVYRDYRCQHCGDSRLRAVRIGSQRTAQEIGRAFKGTPIHIAGVAQTRGEIDASARIVVATPGTAPYVPGGYAAGIVLDSGYLLRSTNLESDVQFLRTITHVAAQIRPRASGGTLLIVGDVPTELINALHAWDMAGWAEHTLAERQVIGLPPAAVWVEVKGAADSVRDYLGIVRSVARERGYEPNERDVDALLTGGAHDVIPGMAVLGPNRDGNDVVVYLRYAQEERVDKTAIIYEALRILAARHMAPGLRVVVDPAI; this is translated from the coding sequence ATGAGCGATGGCGCGGGTCTGTTCGACCTTCCAGAATTTGGTCACCAGGAAGAGCTGCTCTCCCTGGATCCAGTTGCGCGCCAGTTTGATTCCACAGTCGAACTCCCAGTAGCTAGAGTTCTGCCGGATTTACCGCTGGCACACATGGATAGGCTTTTCGACTATGAGATTCCGGAGAAGTATGCGGACGTCAAGGTCGGTGCGCGGGTCCGGGTCGTGATTGGCTCGCGAGAGGTTGACGGCTTTATTGTGGAGCGGCGAGAAAGCACCACGATGCAGCGCCTGCGGCCAATTAAACGCGTGGTATCGAACATCGGGGTGCTGACTGCCGAGGTGCTGACATTGTGCAGAGAGATTGCACGGCGCCAGGCCTGCCCCGTGGCTTCGGCTATTCGACTCGCTATACCGCAACGGCATGCGCGAGCAGAAAAGGAGTTCCTCGAATTTCCACCGCCGGAGCAGGCTGATCTGCGTATTCCAGATTCTAGTGCGTGGGATCGCTACATCGGAGGCACCGAGTTCGTGTCCGAATTTCGGGCGGGCAGGCGCCCGTCAGCAATCGTCCAGCTGCGGGCTCGCGACCGCGCACGAGACCTGCTTCCGTACCTCATCGCGCAGGCGCGCACCGCCAACAAGAGCGCCCTTGTCGTCGTCCCCACTCCCGTCATGGCTCGCTCATTGGCCGCCGATATTGCGCAGTTGCTCGGCGAGCAGGTGGCGGTCATGATGTCCGACGACGATCACGCGAGCCGCTACCAAACTTTCCTCGGAGTTTTAACCGGCAGATCGAAAATAGTCGTGGGCACGAGGTCAGCCGCCTGGGCGCCGGCGCAGAATCTTGGTTTAGTAGCTTTGCTCGACGATCACCATTCGGCCCTGCGGGAGAAGCGTGCACCCTATGCGCATGCCCGTGAAGTGTTGGCGATCCGTGCCGCACAGTCAGAATGCAGCTTTGTCCAGTTCGGTTTTGGGCCGAGTCCGCAAGGTGCCCACATGGTCTTCCGCGGCCAGGCTCAGTGGATCACGCCCGCCCCGAGCCAGCACCGTAGTGGGGTGCCGCATATCCTGTCGGCAAACGATTTTCGAACAGAAGGCCTCGACCTGGCGCGGATGCCCTCGTCAGTCTTTTCGGTCACGCGAAGCGGGCTGGAACGCGGACCGGTGCTTTTTACCGTTCCGCGAGCGGGTTACATTCCGATGCTTGCGTGCCAGCAATGCCGCGAGATCGCCTCGTGTAGTGAGTGCGAGGGGCTCCTTGCCATACCGCAACCTGATGCGGCGCCTGCGTGTACGCGCTGCGCACAGGTATACCGCGATTACAGGTGCCAACACTGCGGCGATAGTCGGTTACGCGCGGTTCGAATCGGTTCCCAGCGCACTGCCCAAGAGATCGGGCGGGCATTTAAAGGAACGCCGATCCACATTGCCGGTGTGGCGCAAACGCGGGGCGAGATCGATGCGTCCGCACGGATCGTGGTGGCCACGCCAGGAACAGCACCGTATGTGCCGGGCGGCTACGCGGCGGGAATCGTGCTTGATTCCGGGTATTTGCTTCGTTCCACGAATCTCGAATCGGATGTCCAGTTCTTGCGGACGATCACTCATGTGGCAGCGCAGATACGGCCACGAGCCTCAGGCGGTACGTTGCTGATCGTCGGCGATGTCCCCACAGAGCTGATCAACGCCCTACACGCATGGGATATGGCGGGATGGGCCGAGCACACCCTCGCCGAGCGGCAGGTGATCGGTTTACCGCCTGCGGCCGTGTGGGTCGAAGTGAAAGGTGCGGCCGATTCTGTGCGCGATTACCTTGGTATCGTTCGCTCGGTTGCCCGCGAACGCGGTTATGAGCCTAACGAGCGTGACGTCGACGCCCTGTTGACTGGCGGCGCGCACGACGTGATTCCGGGCATGGCTGTTCTTGGGCCGAACAGGGATGGTAACGACGTCGTCGTCTACCTGAGATATGCGCAGGAAGAGCGCGTTGACAAGACTGCGATCATTTACGAGGCTCTACGAATCCTGGCCGCGCGCCATATGGCACCCGGGCTGCGCGTCGTCGTGGATCCGGCCATTTAG